A genomic window from Silene latifolia isolate original U9 population chromosome Y, ASM4854445v1, whole genome shotgun sequence includes:
- the LOC141629427 gene encoding uncharacterized protein LOC141629427 has translation MGAFKSPGPDGILACFFQKCWPLVKKEVTKVVLSILNSGRVLRELNRTFITLIPKTDNPEGVSDYRPISPCNVFMRIVSKCITNRVARVMGALVSEEQNAFIPGRHISDNILLAHETIHRILSHKKGKHGRCAFKADMSKAYDRIKWDFLEAVLIRFGFPQKLVLLIMNCVTTVYYEVLLNGSPLPRFQPRCGLRQGDPLSSFLFILCMEVLGGQVETAKEVGLLKGITLCQQEKPITHLFFADDSVFFFQDSRQAAANLKRIMDDYCDASSHKLNLDKSGILFSPSTTLAKAQETMSVLRIRSTKGIGKLTLISSVLSNLSNYFLSVFKIPVSVSSKLNSLLAQFWWAGCKLGKKLHWCSKNFLSLPKSLAGLGIWNVGCLNKALLAKHGWRLVSGDDSYFSRIFRRKIFGTNTFVDGIRPKQGAGCSWGVKSISYGLELIMENIGGWKPSLESGLNAWNAKWVNGATPEPQDRLLDPAFLFMGSLQVQELWNSDLTWNAPLVRALFKEQDAEWIIATTLCTSRKQDEVFWPLTNDGVYSVKSGYGIAFMEFFEKKGTIKDKSKITMTGRGFCKSCLWSLLGPNLWKILIWKIITNTLLVGFDFQKRSIEGSHTCRMCLGDQPYSETIEHIFRDCGLSSRVWAGSVLGIRVEGVTMVPLSDWIINWLRYLEKLEDGERRVLVFLATLWGLWTTRNNAVFKGGRVMPGVLLQSVANNVEVYFQSMLKEKEHSEKVQGQVMLPIGGNEMRTIKDGFPVYMVGGRDQCRRIRVKVDAGWSKNLAAGIGWVAYDGEGVRFEHGSRKITAESALHAKVLGIAAVIQWAAGKGFLHLEVVSDCLPLIYQIAGYAGVNHGVKDILQDLKGLYACFHCYKFFLHCKEP, from the exons ATGGGTGCTTTTAAATCGCCGGGGCCGGATGGTATTCTCGCGTGCTTCTTTCAGAAATGTTGGCCGTTGGTGAAGAAGGAGGTAACTAAGGTTGTGCTCTCTATTTTGAATTCTGGTCGGGTCTTAAGAGAGCTCAACCGAACCTTTATCACTCTTATCCCTAAAACTGATAATCCGGAGGGGGTCTCGGATTATAGGCCTATAAGCCCGTGTAATGTTTTCATGCGTATCGTGTCTAAATGTATTACGAATAGAGTGGCAAGGGTTATGGGGGCGCTGGTGAGTGAAGAACAAAATGCTTTCATTCCTGGACGTCATATTAGTGATAATATTCTTCTTGCTCATGAGACTATTCATCGTATTTTGAGTCACAAAAAAGGAAAGCATGGACGGTGTGCTTTTAAGGCAGATATGAGTAAGGCTTATGATAGAATCAAGTGGGATTTTTTGGAGGCGGTTCTTATTCGGTTTGGGTTTCCACAAAAATTAGTGCTGCTTATTATGAACTGCGTTACCACGGTGTACTACGAAGTTTTGCTTAATGGTTCTCCGCTGCCTCGCTTTCAACCGCGATGTGGGTTGCGTCAGGGGGATCCGTtatcttcttttcttttcattctaTGCATGGAGGTGCTTGGAGGGCAGGTTGAAACAGCAAAGGAGGTGGGACTTCTGAAAGGGATCACGTTATGTCAGCAGGAGAAACCAATCACACACTTATTTTTCGCAGATGATTCAGTGTTTTTCTTTCAAGATAGCAGACAGGCGGCAGCTAATTTAAAACGGATCATGGATGATTATTGTGATGCATCAAGTCATAAATTGAATTTGGATAAATCTGGCATTCTTTTTAGTCCAAGTACGACTCTTGCAAAGGCTCAAGAGACCATGAGTGTGCTTCGAATACGATCAACAAAGGGTATTGGAAA GCTTACCCTAATTTCTTCAGTCCTATCAAATCTATctaattactttctatcggttttCAAAATTCCGGTAAGTGTGTCATCAAAGCTCAATTCTCTGttggcacaattttggtgggCTGGGTGTAAATTGGGGAAGAAACTACATTGGTGCAGTAAGAATTTTCTAAGTCTTCCAAAGAGTTTGGCGGGCTTGGGCATTTGGAATGTGGGATGCCTTAATAAGGCTCTGCTTGCCAAACATGGGTGGAGACTGGTCTCAGGGGATGATTCTTACTTTAGCAGGATCTTCCGACGAAAAATCTTTGGAActaatacttttgttgatggaatTCGCCCTAAGCAGGGAGCTGGTTGCTCTTGGGGGGTTAAAAGTATTAGTTATGGACTGGAGCTGATCATGGAAAATATTGGTGGTTGGAAACCGAGTCTGGAATCTGGGCTTAATGCGTGGAATGCAAAGTGGGTAAATGGGGCTACACCTGAACCACAGGATCGCTTGCTGGATCCTGCTTTTCTTTTTATGGGGAGCCTTCAAGTACAAGAGTTATGGAATAGCGATTTGACTTGGAACGCTCCTCTAGTGCGTGCACTCTTTAAAGAGCAGGATGCGGAGTGGATTATTGCAACAACGCTATGTACGTCTAGGAAGCAGGATGAAGTCTTTTGGCCGCTCACTAACGATGGAGTTTACTCGGTGAAGAGTGGGTACGGCATTGCCTTCATGGAGTTTTTTGAGAAAAAAGGTACCATAAAAGATAAATCTAAGATCACAATGACAGGGAGGGGTTTCTGTAAATCATGTCTATGGAGCTTACTTGGGCCGAACTTATGGAAAATTTTGATCTGGAAGATCATTACTAACACTCTTCTAGTGGGTTTTGACTTCCAGAAGCGATCGATTGAAGGAAGCCATACATGTCGGATGTGTTTGGGGGATCAACCCTATAGTGAGACGATTGAGCATATTTTTAGGGATTGTGGTTTGTCTTCTAGGGTTTGGGCGGGGTCGGTCCTAGGAATCCGAGTTGAAGGGGTTACTATGGTACCGCTTAGTGACTGGATTATTAATTGGCTCCGGTATTTGGAGAAGCTGGAGGATGGAGAAAGGAGGGTTCTTGTCTTCCTGGCAACGTTATGGGGTCTTTGGACTACTCGTAACAATGCGGTCTTCAAGGGTGGTAGGGTTATGCCGGGCGTCCTTCTTCAGTCCGTCGCTAACAATGTGGAAGTTTACTTTCAATCTATGCTGAAGGAGAAGGAACACAGTGAGAAGGTGCAAGGACAGGTGATGCTTCCAATAGGCGGCAATGAGATGAGGACAATCAAGGACGGGTTTCCTGTGTATATGGTTGGTGGGAGGGATCAGTGTAGGAGAATCAGGGTCAAGGTTGACGCGGGTTGGTCTAAGAACTTAGCTGCCGGGATTGGGTGGGTGGCTTATGATGGAGAGGGGGTGAGGTTTGAGCACGGAAGCAGGAAGATTACAGCAGAGTCAGCTCTTCATGCGAAGGTTCTTGGTATCGCTGCGGTTATTCAGTGGGCTGCTGGGAAAGGCTTCCTCCATCTGGAGGTGGTGTCAGATTGTTTACCATTAATCTATCAGATTGCAGGTTATGCAGGAGTGAATCATGGTGTCAAAGACATTCTGCAGGATCTCAAGGGTCTTTATGCTTGTTTTCATTGTTATAAGTTTTTCTTACATTGCAAGGAACCTTAA
- the LOC141629429 gene encoding uncharacterized protein LOC141629429: MAMQQQTKEFQTAVYQQNRLTDSRFVNLETQVGQILTTLNSQPNQGGSLPSHTIPPPNKEQAKAVSLRNGRELEEAPKAPKKTRPLPIVHEVEDVIEDEIEVVVEQGEASSPQQVRVHEPLPEYEPQAPFPSALNNTRIIDKKTSSLYDIFRKVEVNIPLLDLLSSVPKHAKFLKESCTTKRSNKAKSMKKVRASEHVSAIFQKRLPQKCSDPGMFTIPCKIGDFQCQHAMLDLGASINVLPHYLYESLKLGPLKPTRTVISLADRSNIYPKGVVEDVLVKVGEMFFPADFYVIEMEPEKGSTPILLGRPFMRTSNTKIDVSSGRLTMEFEGEKIEYSIYEAMKYPSKTSSLCFLEIFEPIVQTVYELCKVDALNVVLTNGLVGENSGYDLSGDLQETIKDLEENPLMEEWEEKEEIRKAAENSHGASFPAPFFAPCEKAPVQELFFLSSKLLEELPKEKPVPSIVKPPTVELKPLPSHLKYAFLGNEETLPVIISSKLTKDQEEALIRVLKQHKEAIGWTMADIKGISPTLCMHRILLEDEAKPVRQPQRRLNPPMMDVVKKEVLKLLHVGMIYPISDSQWVSPTQVVPKKSGLTVVENHEAQRNYTTTEKEFLAVVFALEKFRSYILGANVIIFTDHAALRHLVSKKESKPRLMRWVLLLSEFDVELKDKKGSTNTVADHLSRIIQEDSLVPQSSIKETFPDEALLALMSTEPWYAHIVNYLVLGKFPPGLTRHQRDKIKSDSKYYVWDDPYLWKFCADQVIRRFVPDTEIMSILRFSHEYACGGHFGAKKTARKVLESGFFWPTLFRDAHAMVKTCDRCQRVGNISKRGEMPQTPMIYCEIFDVWGIDFMGPFSASCGNVYILLAVDYVSKWVEAKATTTDDAKVVGEFIKTNIFSRFGFPKALISDRGTHFCNKAIGALLKKYGVLHKVSTAYHPQTNGQAEVSNREIKAILEKTVNPDRKDWSLRKLQLQELEEIRNDAYENASIYKARTRAWHDNMISRRVFQVGEKVLLFQNRLRLFSGKLRSRWMGPYEVVRVFPYGAIEIKCLKSGKVLKVNGQRLKHYHEGIEVGEVETLHLVDPIYSN, translated from the exons ATGGCAATGCAACAACAAACCAAGGAATTTCAAACCGCCGTGTACCAACAAAACCGACTCACCGACTCTAGGTTTGTtaaccttgagacccaagttggtcAAATCCTCACTACACTCAATTCTCAACCCAACCAAGGAGGGAGTCTCCCTTCTCACACCATTCCTCCACCGAACAAGGAACAAGCAAAAGCGGTCTCTTTGAGGAATGGTAGAGAGTTGGAAGAGGCACCCAAAGCTCCTAAGAAGACAAGACCACTTCCTATTGTTCATGAAGTGGAGGATGTGattgaagatgaaattgaagtggtagTGGAACAAGGGGAAGCATCTTCACCTCAACAAGTAAGGGTCCATGAACCTCTTCCGGAATATGAGCCACAAGCTCCATTTCCGAGTGCTTTGAATAATACAAGGATAATTGACAAAAAGACTTCAAGCCTTTATGATATCTTtcgtaaagtggaggtaaacatTCCTCTCCTTGATCTTCTTAGTAGTGTACCCAAGCATGCAAAGTTTTTGAAAGAGTCATGCACTACTAAGAGATCCAATAAAGCAAAGAGCATGAAGAAAGTGCGGGCTAGTGAACATGTCTCGGCCATTTTTCAAAAACGGTTGCCACAAAAATGTAGCGACCCGGGCATGTTCACCATCCCTTGTAAGATTGGTGATTTCCAATGCCAACATGCTATGCTAGATTTAGGAGCTTCCATCAATGTCTTGCCCCATTACCTCTATGAATCACTCAAGTTAGGGCCTTTGAAACCGACTCGTACGGTCATTTCATTGGCCGATAGGTCCAACATTTATCCTAAAGGGGTTGTGGAAGACGTCTTGGTGAAGGTGGGGGAAATGTTTTTCCCCGCCGACTTCTATGTAATTGAGATGGAACCCGAGAAAGGCTCCACTCCCattttgttgggaaggcctttcatgagaacttcTAACACCAAGATTGATGTATCTAGTGGACGCCTCACAATGGAATTTGAGGGGGAAAAGATTGAGTATAGCATCTATGAGGCTATGAAATACCCATCCAAGACTTCATCCTTAtgttttcttgaaatttttgagCCAATTGTGCAAACCGTGTATGAATTGTGCAAAGTTGATGCATTAAATGTTGTTTTGACTAATGGATTGGTAGGAGAGAATTCGGGGTATGATTTGTCTGGTGATTTGCAGGAAACAATCAAGGACTTAGAGGAAAATCCCCTAatggaagaatgggaagaaaaggaagaaatccgGAAGGCAGCagagaactcgcacggtgcgagtttcccAGCCCCATTTTTCGCACCGTGCGAGAAAGCCCCTGTCCAGgaacttttcttcctttcttccaaattGTTAGAAGAGCTTCCAAAGGAGAAACCTGTTCCCTCTATTGTCAAGCCTCCTACTGTTGAATTAAAGCCCTTACCAAGCCACTTGAAGTATGCATTTCTaggaaatgaagaaactttaccggtaattatttcaagcaagcttactaAGGATCAAGAAGAGGCTCTCATCCGGGTTCTTAAGCAACACAAGGAAGCAATTGGGTGGACAATGGCCGACATCAAAGGCATTAGTCCCACCTTATGCATGCACCGAATTCTTCTTGAAGATGAAGCAAAGCCCGTCCGACAACCACAAAGGCGTTTGAATCCTCCAATGATGGATGTTGTGAAGAAAGAGGTACTCAAACTCCTTCATGTAGGTATGATCTATCCTATCTCCGATAGTCAATGGGTTAGTCCAACCCAAGTTGTCCCAAAGAAATCCGGGCTAACGGTAGTCGAGAATCATGAAG CTCAAAGGAACTATACAACTACCGAGAAAGAATTTCTTGCGGTGGTGTTTGCCTTAGAGAAATTCCGATCTTATATTCTTGGAGCCAATGTCATCATCTTCACGGATCATGCCGCTTTGAGGCACCTTGTCTCAAAGAAAGAATCCAAGCCCCGTTTGATGAGATGGGTACTACTCTTGAGTGAGTTTGACGTTGAACTCAAGGACAAGAAAGGCTCCACCAACACGGTGGCGGATCATCTTAGTAGAATCATCCAAGAAGACTCCTTGGTACCACAAAGCTCAATAAAGGAGACCTTCCCAGATGAAGCCCTTCTTGCCTTGATGTCTACCGAACCTTGGTATGCACATATCGTGAATTACTTGGTCTTGGGCAAATTTCCACCGGGTTTGACTCGACATCAAAGAGACAAAATCAAGAGTGATTCCAAGTACTATgtgtgggatgatccttatttgtggaAATTTTGTGCCGATCAAGTGATAAGGAGGTTTGTGCCGGACACCGAAATCATGTCAATTCTCCGGTTTAGTCACGAGTATGCTTGTGGCGGGCATTTTGGAGCCAAGAAAACGGCTAGAAAGGTGTTGgaaagcggtttcttttggcCCACATTATTCCGAGATGCTCATGCCATGGTAAAGACATGCGATAGATGCCAAAGAGTTGGTAATATTTCAAAAAGAGGAGAAATGCCCCAAACACCCATGATTTATTGTGAAATATTTGATGTGTGGGGTATTGACTTCATGGGACCATTTTCCGCCTCTTGTGGCAATGTTTATATACTTTTGGCGGTGGACTATGTCTCCAAGTGGGTGGAGGCTAAGGCCACCACGACCGATGATGCAAAGGTGGTTGGAGAATTCATCAAAACCAACATCTTTTCTCGATTTGGTTTTCCAAAAGCTTTGATAAGCGACCGGGGTACTCACTTTTGCAACAAAGCCATTGGAGCTCTTCTCAAAAAGTATGGGGTACTTCATAAGGTCTCAACCGCCTATCACCCTCAAACCAACGGTCAAGCCGAGGTTTCTAATAGGGAGATTAAGGCtatccttgagaagacggtgaatccCGACCGCAAGGATTGGAGCTTGAG GAAACTTCAACTACAAGAGTTGGAAGAAATTCGGAATGATGCTTATGAGAATGCTTCCATTTACAAGGCAAGAACAAGAGCatggcatgataatatgatttcaaGAAGAGTGTTCCAAGTGGGAGAGAAAGTCTTACTTTTCCAAAATCGACTTAGACTTTTCTCCGGAAAATTGAGGTCTAGGTGGATGGGACCATATGAAGTGGTTCGTGTCTTCCCATATGGAGCAATTGAAATCAAATGCTTGAAATCCGGGAAAGTTTTGAAAGTGAATGGGCAAAGGCTAAAGCATTATCATGAAGGAATTGAAGTGGGTGAAGTGGAAACACTCCATCTTGTTGATCCAATCTACTCAAATTGA